The genomic region TGAACATTGATGTGATTGCATCTGGTGGTATTTCGACTATAGAAGATATCAAAACATTGCACCAATTACATTTGTATGGTGCAATCGTAGGCAAGGCCTTATATACCGGAAAAGTTGAATTAGAAGAGATATTAAAGGAAGTGTAACGATGCTAGCAAAGCGTATTGTGCCATGTTTAGATGTAAATAAAGGAAGAGTTGTAAAAGGGCAAAAGTTTGAAAATATTGTAGATGTTGCAGATCCTGTAGAATTAGCAAAGCGTTATAGTGAGCTGGGAGCAGATGAAATTGTGTATTACGATATAACAGCCTCAAATGAAGCACGTGATATATTTATTGACGTTGTTGAAATTACAGCTAAAGAAGTTCGTGTTCCGTTAACTGTTGGCGGGGGAATTCGTACGATTGAAGATTTTCGGAAAGTATTGAATGCAGGGGCTGATAAAGTTTCGGTAAATAGCGCGGCTGTAGCAGATCCACAAATTATTAAAAAGGCGGCAGAGAAGTTTGGCAGTCAATGTGTAGTTCTATCTATCGATGCTAAACAAGATGAAAATGGAAAGTGGATGGTTTACACAAATGGTGGTCGTAAAGCGACAGGCATGGATGCTGTAGCATGGGCAAAAGAAGGAGAAAAATTAGGCGCAGGGGAAATCGTTTTGAATGCAATAAATACCGATGGTGTACGCACTGGGTATAGTTTAAATATTACAAAAGAAATCGCAGAAAATGTAAAAGTACCTGTTGTTGCTTCTGGAGGTGCGGGAGTAGCTGAACATTTCTTAGAAATTTTACAAGAAGGAAAAGCCGATGCTGCATTAGCTGCATCCGTTTTCCACTACAATGAAATAGAAATGAGTTCTCTAAAAAACTATTTATTTGAAAATGGTGTAGAAGTGAGGCGTACCGTGTAATGGGATTTAATATTGAAGAAATAACTTTTAATGAGCAAGGGCTTGTACCGGCAATTGTACAAGATATTCGAAACGGGAAAGTCCTTATGCTCGCTTATATGAATGAGGAATCGATTGGGAAGACGATAGAAACAAAAACAACATGGTTTTATAGCCGAAGTCGTCAGCAACTTTGGAACAAAGGGGCAACATCAGGGAATAAGCAACTTGTACAAAAAATGAGCTATGATT from Salirhabdus salicampi harbors:
- the hisF gene encoding imidazole glycerol phosphate synthase subunit HisF, which produces MLAKRIVPCLDVNKGRVVKGQKFENIVDVADPVELAKRYSELGADEIVYYDITASNEARDIFIDVVEITAKEVRVPLTVGGGIRTIEDFRKVLNAGADKVSVNSAAVADPQIIKKAAEKFGSQCVVLSIDAKQDENGKWMVYTNGGRKATGMDAVAWAKEGEKLGAGEIVLNAINTDGVRTGYSLNITKEIAENVKVPVVASGGAGVAEHFLEILQEGKADAALAASVFHYNEIEMSSLKNYLFENGVEVRRTV